The sequence ATATTAGCAAGAAACCACTGAACACTGTCATCAACTATATTTTCAGTGGAGTGTCATTTAGGAGAGTTTACTTGAAACAAGTTCTAGAAAAGTCCACACCCCATCCATAACTACGTGGATTTGATATTATGGCAGCAACTTACAGACTTGTGGTTAGTACTGTGAACCACTACAGCAGTGTGGTGATAGACCGGCGTTTTGAGCAAGCTATACATTATTGCACTGGAACCTGCCACACCTTCGCACATGGAGTGGACTGCATTGTGGTACATCACAGTGTTTGCGCAGACCTCTTGCACATCCCTGTGTCTCAGTTCAAAGATGCAGACCTGGACTCTATGTTTCTCCCCCATGAAAATGGATTTTCCTCAGCTGAAGGTGACTATCCCCATCAGGCCCTCACGGGAATACCCAGGGTCAAGAAAGGATCTGCATTTCAGAACACCTGTAACTTAAAGGACATTGCAGGAGAAGCAATCAGTTTTgccagtggaaaaataaaagaattttcccTTGAAAAACTCAAAAACTCTAACCATGCAGCTtataaaaagggaaggaaagttaAGTCTGACTCTTTTAATAGGAGGTCAGTTGATCTTGACTTGCTCTGTGGCCATTATAacaatgatgggaattccccatcCTTTGGTTTACTCCGGAGTTCCTCAGTTGAGGAAAAATCTTTATCCCATAGAAACTCACTCGATATGAACCTGACTTCAATGCTTCTGCACAACTTCTCTGAAGAAGATCTGGTTACCCAgattttagaaaaacataaaatagataatttttctTCTGGAACAGACATAAAGATATGCTTAGACATCTTGCTAAAATGCTCTGAGGATTTGAAAAAATGTACAGACATCATAAAACAATGTATAAAGAAAAAGTCAGGGAGTAGCATCAAAGAAGGAAATGGTAATGATGCAATTTCTAGCTCTGAATCTGTCTATATGAATGTAATGACCAGGTTAGCATCCTATCTGAAAAAGCTACCATTTGAATTCATGCAGTCTGGGACAAATGAAGCTATAGATTTAACAGAACTGATCAGTAATATGCCGAGTTTACAACTGACTCCTTTCTCCCCAGTATTTGGCACTGAACAGCCCCCTAAGTATGAAGATGTTGTCCAGCTCTCAGCCCCTGACTCTGGACAGTTTCAAACTATAGAACTGCAAGATGACAAGCACAGTTCTAGGAAAACAGACACTGTAAAATCCATTCCAAACAACTCTACAAATTCCTTATACAATTTAGGGATAAGTGATCCCAGAACTCTAAAAGATGTCCAGCTTCAATCACAGCCTTCACCCATGAGCCCTTTAGAAAATGTTTCTTCTGGTGATTTAATGGAAACTCTTTATATTGAAGAAGAGACCGATGGAAAGAAAGCATTAGATAAAGGACAGAGGACAGAAAATGGACCCAGTCAGGATTTGTTAAAGGTAAATGAAGATAGAGCAGAGTTTTCAGACTGTGGTACTCATCTTAAAAAATGTCCTGCCTCAATGCAAAATGAAATTGGTAAGATATTTGAGAAACCAGTTGTCAGTCTACCTGGGGAAGGTCTTAAATCGGAAGTTTCTAAAGTTGAAGAGGGAAACCACAGAGATTTTATGAATCCTAACAGTCAAGAAGAGATAGATAAATTGTTAATGGATTTGGAATCTTTCTCACAGAAAATGGAGACCTCTCTAAGAGAGCCATTTGCCAAAGATAAAAGCTCTAACTCCCTAAATAGTCATAGTCCGCTGACTGGTCAGCTCCCTCTAGATCTTGACCCTAAATCTAAAGTCTCTTCACCAACGGAGAAAGCCCCACCTTCCTGTCTAACCAGAATTATTGAAACCAATGGCCACAAAATAGAGGAAGAAGATCGAGCCCTCTTACTGCGAATTCTAGAAAGCATTGAAGACTTTGCTCAAGAACTGGTTGAGTGCAAATCAGGCAGGGGGAGCCtgtcacaagaaaaagaaatgatgcaaaTTCTACAGGAAACCTTGACAACTTCCCCCCAGTCCAATTTATCAGTCTGTAGAAGTCCTGTTGGTGATAAAGCCAAAGATGCTACTTCAGTGGTTTTGATTCAGCAGACCCCAGAGGTGATCAAGGTAAGACCCAACAATCTTTAGTCCTAGAGGTTgccaaagaaatgttttaatgtttgcaatatttataaacaaaacCTTTTTTGTTAACCATTTATATTCTGCTAAAGCTCCTGTCCTGCACTAGGCATGGTCTCACTAAGTTCAGtgaacaaaaaactaaaaaacaaagtcTTTAGAGTCAAGCAGACTGGTTTCAATTGCCTtccccacacctttttttttttttttctttttctttttttggtctttctgtctttttttagggccgcacctgcgacatatggaggttcccaggctaggggtcgagtcggagctgtagccaccagcctacgccaagaggtgcagcaacacctgatccgagccaggtctgcgacctacaccacagctcacagcaacgtcagatccccaacccactgagtgaggccagggatcgaatccacaacctcattgttcctaatcagattcgataaccactgagccacgatggaagctCCTTCCCCACACCTTTTAACTTCTTCCTAGCTCTGTGACCAAAGGGAATTTACTTAGCCTTAAtatcctcatctgtataatggaaataataaccaTGAAGATAACTTATGTGAAGCAGGAGCTAGGTGCCTTCCACAAAGAAGGCATTTAATATTAGTTCTCACCCTCCTCggtcaaccactaggccactcaTTACTGCATGCTTGTGTAGACTGCAAGAGTGCGGTGTGGGGTACAAAAGAAGACATGGTTCTTAAGGAGCTTAAAATCTAGTTGGGGGAAACAAAACTAACATACCAGAAACAATACATGAACACGTAAGCAcatctgaaatttttattagTCCAGTAGGTCTTCAAAGAAAGTAAAGACTAGAGTATATGAAATTTCCTTCATCATGCAAGTGACAATACATATCAATCTAGAGTCTTAGGGTAGAAGTATTTTCAAAAGGCTTTGAATCTACTACCGATATAGCATTGCTTGTGAATTATCCCAGAAAAGGAGTTATCTGCCCATttataggtatgtgtgtgtggtcttAGCACAACAGGATTATTCTAGTTCATTTTATATGTTCACTATGGGTTGCTAAGAGGCTCTGCTCCATGTTACTCAGGGATCCAGGCTGATGGATGCTCCATGTTCCCACAGCTGCCCCAATGCCCCATCTGGAATATGTGGCTTATTAGTTCattgaggaaagggaagaaagggatGGTGCCTTGTTGCACACATGATGCACTTTCTGTCTGCTCACAGTCCAGTGGTTCCAA is a genomic window of Sus scrofa isolate TJ Tabasco breed Duroc chromosome 13, Sscrofa11.1, whole genome shotgun sequence containing:
- the PPP2R3A gene encoding serine/threonine-protein phosphatase 2A regulatory subunit B'' subunit alpha isoform X1, which translates into the protein MAATYRLVVSTVNHYSSVVIDRRFEQAIHYCTGTCHTFAHGVDCIVVHHSVCADLLHIPVSQFKDADLDSMFLPHENGFSSAEGDYPHQALTGIPRVKKGSAFQNTCNLKDIAGEAISFASGKIKEFSLEKLKNSNHAAYKKGRKVKSDSFNRRSVDLDLLCGHYNNDGNSPSFGLLRSSSVEEKSLSHRNSLDMNLTSMLLHNFSEEDLVTQILEKHKIDNFSSGTDIKICLDILLKCSEDLKKCTDIIKQCIKKKSGSSIKEGNGNDAISSSESVYMNVMTRLASYLKKLPFEFMQSGTNEAIDLTELISNMPSLQLTPFSPVFGTEQPPKYEDVVQLSAPDSGQFQTIELQDDKHSSRKTDTVKSIPNNSTNSLYNLGISDPRTLKDVQLQSQPSPMSPLENVSSGDLMETLYIEEETDGKKALDKGQRTENGPSQDLLKVNEDRAEFSDCGTHLKKCPASMQNEIGKIFEKPVVSLPGEGLKSEVSKVEEGNHRDFMNPNSQEEIDKLLMDLESFSQKMETSLREPFAKDKSSNSLNSHSPLTGQLPLDLDPKSKVSSPTEKAPPSCLTRIIETNGHKIEEEDRALLLRILESIEDFAQELVECKSGRGSLSQEKEMMQILQETLTTSPQSNLSVCRSPVGDKAKDATSVVLIQQTPEVIKIQNKPEKKPGTPLPPPATFPSSPRPLSPVPHVNNVVNAALSINIPRFYFPEGLPDACSNHEQTLSRIESAFMEIEDQKADIFEMGKIAKVCGCPLYWKAPMFRAAGGERTGFVSAQSFIAMWRKLLSNHHDDASKFICLLARPGCSSLEQDDFIPLLQDVVDTHPGLTFLKDAPEFHSRYITTVIQRIFYTVNRSWSGKITSTEIRKSNFLQTLALLEEEEDINQITDYFSYEHFYVIYCKFWELDSDHDLYISQADLSRYNDQASSNRIIERIFSGAVTRGKSVQKEGRMSYADFVWFLISEEDKRNPTSIEYWFRCMDVDGDGVLSMYELEYFYEEQCERMEAMGIEPLPFHDLLCQMLDLVKPASDGKITLRDLKRCRMAHIFYDTFFNLEKYLDHEQRDPFAVQKDVENDGPEPSDWDRFAAEEYETLVAEESAQAQFQEGSFEDYETEDPASPSETGNKGNKIVTSSLSEKCGKLQSVDEE
- the PPP2R3A gene encoding serine/threonine-protein phosphatase 2A regulatory subunit B'' subunit alpha isoform X2, with amino-acid sequence MAATYRLVVSTVNHYSSVVIDRRFEQAIHYCTGTCHTFAHGVDCIVVHHSVCADLLHIPVSQFKDADLDSMFLPHENGFSSAEGDYPHQALTGIPRVKKGSAFQNTCNLKDIAGEAISFASGKIKEFSLEKLKNSNHAAYKKGRKVKSDSFNRRSVDLDLLCGHYNNDGNSPSFGLLRSSSVEEKSLSHRNSLDMNLTSMLLHNFSEEDLVTQILEKHKIDNFSSGTDIKICLDILLKCSEDLKKCTDIIKQCIKKKSGSSIKEGNGNDAISSSESVYMNVMTRLASYLKKLPFEFMQSGTNEAIDLTELISNMPSLQLTPFSPVFGTEQPPKYEDVVQLSAPDSGQFQTIELQDDKHSSRKTDTVKSIPNNSTNSLYNLGISDPRTLKDVQLQSQPSPMSPLENVSSGDLMETLYIEEETDGKKALDKGQRTENGPSQDLLKVNEDRAEFSDCGTHLKKCPASMQNEIGKIFEKPVVSLPGEGLKSEVSKVEEGNHRDFMNPNSQEEIDKLLMDLESFSQKMETSLREPFAKDKSSNSLNSHSPLTGQLPLDLDPKSKVSSPTEKAPPSCLTRIIETNGHKIEEEDRALLLRILESIEDFAQELVECKSGRGSLSQEKEMMQILQETLTTSPQSNLSVCRSPVGDKAKDATSVVLIQQTPEVIKIQNKPEKKPGTPLPPPATFPSSPRPLSPVPHVNNVVNAALSINIPRFYFPEGLPDACSNHEQTLSRIESAFMEIEDQKADIFEMGKIAKVCGCPLYWKAPMFRAAGGERTGFVSAQSFIAMWRKLLSNHHDDASKFICLLARPGCSSLEQDDFIPLLQDVVDTHPGLTFLKDAPEFHSRYITTVIQRIFYTVNRSWSGKITSTEIRKSNFLQTLALLEEEEDINQITDYFSYEHFYVIYCKFWELDSDHDLYISQADLSRYNDQASSNRIIERIFSGAVTRGKSVQKEGRMSYADFVWFLISEEDKRNPTSIEYWFRCMDVDGDGVLSMYELEYFYEEQCERMEAMGIEPLPFHDLLCQMLDLVKPASDGKITLRDLKRCRMAHIFYDTFFNLEKYLDHEQRDPFAVQKDVENDGPEPSDWDRFAAEEYETLVAEESAQAQFQEG